One genomic region from Gemmatimonadota bacterium encodes:
- the rpoC gene encoding DNA-directed RNA polymerase subunit beta': protein MIDFRNSRETRASAFDYIQVRIASPEEIRGPKDPKERERLAMAGLRDWWSWGEVLKPETINYRSFKPEKDGLFCERIFGPVKDWECHCGKYKRIRYRGVICDRCGVEVTLSRVRRERMGHIELAVPVAHIWFFKTLPSPMGNLVDLTLRDLEKVIYYSNYVVIDPGQQEVRPNQLLDEEEFLTLKTKAREENDAAFLADIGAPAVRELLRRLDVDSLATTLRDDLVDENSQHRKKQLLKRLKIVDAFRNSGDTGEPRNKPEWMIMDVVPVIPPDLRPLVPLDGGRFATSDLNDLYRRVINRNNRLVKLIAHRAPEVILRNEKRMLQEAVDALFDNGRRSKAIRGRGKRPLKSLSDMLKGKQGRFRQNLLGKRVDYSGRSVIVVGPELKLHQCGLPKAMALELFKPFIIHKLVEKGIAETVKRAKKIVEKESPEVYEILEEIIRDHPVMLNRAPTLHRLGIQAFEPVLVEGKAIRIHPLVCAAFNADFDGDQMAVHVPLSFEAQLECRLLMLSSNNILKPSDGRPVAEPSQDIVLGCYFATKAPPNFENIRDTAKTFSNISEVEMAMSRARVQYSTPILYWVDDKDGARWEYTTAGRAMFNAIVPPELGFQNKDMKKKALGELVFQSYRQAGLSTTVQLLDRLKEFGFRNATRGGVSIGIEDLHIPAEKETLLREAEQRVERFERAYQTGNITNGERYNKVIDTWTHANNDVADAMVKAMRESHQGFNPVFMMFDSGSRGSRDQIRQLAGMRGLMAKPQKKLTGGIGEIIESPIKSNFREGLSVLEYFISTHGARKGLADTALKTADAGYLTRRLVDVAQDVTITEEDCGTVHGLEVGALKEGEDVIEPLSERIVGTVAAEDVFDPQERDASNRSTLLVEAGQLISEETARAIEDSGLETVKIRSVLTCEAKRGLCQMCYGRNLATMGMVDKGEAVGIIAAQSIGEPGTQLTLRTFHIGGTAARIAEQTARKSKVAGVVEYGDRLVTVTNTEGGKIVTSYEGELTIRASGDRSTGVGARLQVPLGATMMVKDGDEVKKDQVIFTWDPYTTPIIADVEGAVKFVDLVEEESVSEELDELTGLRQRVVIEDREKKLHPHIEIWNVKGGKDQRVRDFVIPVGAQLIINDGDQVTPGTIIAKISREAYKTRDITGGLPRVAELFEARKPKDPATISEIDGVVRFGDIKRGKREIFVQPMRVENGVSVTDDAVEAQVYEVAAGKHLRVHEGDRVRAGDRLSEGPVNPHDILRIKGPRAVQEYLLNEVQEVYRLQGVKISDKHIGVIVRQMLQKERVLDSGETEYLEAEHVDRTMFRETNARAEKKGKKPATSEPLLLGITKASLTTQSFISAASFQETTRVLTDAAIRGAKDDLMGLKENIIIGHLIPAGTGVYRYQEVDIEGVSVPAPIVEEPPEPTMEEILAAGDEDEDFRPGKAGAAAGAAASPPGIAKLLGELE, encoded by the coding sequence CCTGGGGCGAAGTTCTCAAGCCTGAGACGATCAACTACCGGTCGTTCAAGCCTGAGAAGGACGGCCTGTTCTGCGAGCGCATTTTTGGCCCGGTAAAGGACTGGGAATGCCATTGCGGCAAGTACAAGAGGATCCGCTATCGCGGCGTGATCTGCGACCGTTGCGGCGTCGAAGTAACCCTGTCTCGCGTTCGTCGCGAGCGCATGGGTCACATCGAGCTCGCCGTTCCCGTCGCGCACATCTGGTTCTTCAAGACGCTGCCGTCGCCGATGGGAAACCTCGTCGATCTGACGCTGCGCGATCTCGAAAAGGTCATCTACTACTCGAACTACGTCGTCATCGATCCGGGCCAGCAGGAAGTGCGTCCGAATCAGCTGCTCGACGAGGAAGAGTTTCTAACTCTCAAGACGAAGGCGCGCGAGGAGAACGACGCTGCATTCCTCGCCGACATCGGAGCACCCGCCGTCCGTGAGCTTCTGCGTCGTCTCGACGTTGACAGCCTCGCAACGACGTTGCGCGACGATCTCGTCGACGAGAATTCACAGCACCGCAAGAAGCAGCTTCTCAAGCGTCTCAAGATCGTCGACGCGTTCCGCAATTCCGGTGACACTGGCGAGCCTCGCAACAAGCCCGAGTGGATGATCATGGACGTGGTTCCGGTAATTCCTCCGGATCTTCGCCCGCTCGTTCCGCTCGATGGTGGCCGCTTCGCGACTTCGGATCTGAACGATCTGTATCGCCGCGTCATCAACCGCAACAACCGCCTCGTCAAGCTCATCGCTCACCGTGCGCCGGAAGTCATCCTGCGCAACGAGAAGCGTATGCTTCAGGAAGCGGTGGATGCACTGTTCGACAACGGTCGTCGCTCCAAGGCGATCCGCGGTCGTGGCAAGCGTCCTCTCAAGTCACTGTCCGACATGCTCAAGGGCAAGCAGGGCCGGTTCCGTCAGAACCTGCTCGGCAAGCGCGTGGACTACTCGGGCCGTTCGGTGATCGTCGTTGGTCCGGAGCTCAAGCTTCACCAGTGCGGTCTGCCGAAGGCGATGGCGCTTGAATTGTTCAAGCCGTTCATCATTCACAAGCTCGTCGAGAAGGGAATCGCCGAGACGGTTAAGCGCGCCAAGAAGATCGTGGAGAAGGAATCACCCGAGGTGTACGAGATCCTCGAGGAGATAATCCGCGACCATCCGGTGATGCTGAACCGTGCGCCTACGCTGCACAGACTCGGCATCCAGGCTTTCGAGCCGGTGCTGGTGGAAGGCAAGGCGATTCGTATTCACCCGCTCGTGTGCGCCGCGTTCAACGCGGACTTCGACGGCGATCAGATGGCAGTACACGTGCCGCTCTCGTTCGAGGCGCAGCTCGAGTGCCGTCTGCTCATGCTTTCGAGCAACAACATTCTCAAGCCGTCCGACGGACGCCCGGTTGCAGAGCCCAGCCAGGACATCGTGCTCGGCTGCTACTTCGCGACCAAGGCACCACCGAATTTCGAGAACATTCGCGATACCGCGAAGACATTCTCTAACATCTCGGAAGTCGAGATGGCGATGTCACGTGCCCGCGTGCAGTACAGCACGCCCATCCTTTACTGGGTGGACGACAAGGACGGCGCGCGCTGGGAGTACACGACTGCGGGTCGCGCGATGTTCAACGCGATCGTTCCGCCGGAGCTTGGCTTCCAGAACAAGGACATGAAGAAGAAGGCTCTTGGCGAGCTTGTCTTCCAGTCGTACCGTCAGGCCGGGCTGAGCACCACGGTGCAGCTGCTCGATCGTCTGAAGGAGTTCGGTTTCCGCAACGCAACGCGCGGCGGTGTATCCATCGGTATCGAAGACCTGCACATTCCAGCCGAGAAGGAGACGTTGCTGCGCGAAGCCGAGCAGCGCGTCGAGCGGTTCGAGCGTGCTTATCAGACTGGTAACATCACGAACGGCGAGCGCTACAACAAGGTCATCGACACCTGGACGCACGCGAACAACGATGTCGCGGACGCGATGGTGAAGGCGATGCGCGAGTCGCATCAGGGCTTCAACCCTGTGTTCATGATGTTCGATTCCGGCTCGCGCGGTTCGCGCGACCAGATCCGTCAGCTCGCCGGTATGCGCGGACTGATGGCCAAGCCGCAGAAGAAGCTGACAGGTGGAATAGGCGAGATCATCGAAAGCCCGATCAAGTCCAACTTCCGTGAAGGACTGTCGGTGCTGGAGTACTTCATCTCGACACACGGCGCACGCAAGGGTCTGGCGGACACTGCACTCAAGACCGCGGACGCTGGATACCTCACCCGTCGTCTGGTGGACGTCGCACAGGATGTGACGATCACCGAAGAGGATTGCGGAACCGTGCACGGTCTCGAAGTCGGCGCTCTCAAGGAAGGCGAGGACGTCATCGAGCCGCTGTCGGAGCGCATCGTCGGAACTGTCGCGGCCGAGGACGTGTTCGATCCGCAGGAGCGCGACGCGAGCAATCGCTCCACGCTGCTCGTCGAAGCGGGTCAGCTCATCAGTGAAGAGACAGCGCGTGCAATCGAGGATTCCGGACTGGAGACGGTCAAGATTCGCTCGGTGCTCACGTGTGAAGCAAAACGTGGTCTGTGTCAGATGTGTTACGGTCGCAACCTCGCCACCATGGGTATGGTGGACAAGGGCGAGGCCGTCGGCATCATCGCGGCGCAGTCGATCGGCGAGCCGGGCACGCAGCTCACGCTGCGCACGTTCCACATCGGTGGAACGGCTGCACGTATCGCCGAGCAGACAGCACGCAAGAGCAAGGTGGCCGGTGTCGTCGAGTACGGCGATCGCCTCGTCACGGTTACGAATACCGAAGGCGGCAAGATCGTCACGTCGTACGAAGGTGAGCTCACCATTCGCGCGTCAGGCGATCGCTCGACGGGTGTTGGCGCGCGCCTTCAGGTGCCACTCGGTGCCACGATGATGGTGAAGGATGGCGACGAGGTGAAGAAGGACCAGGTGATCTTCACCTGGGACCCGTACACCACGCCAATCATCGCCGACGTCGAAGGTGCCGTGAAGTTCGTCGATCTCGTCGAAGAGGAGTCGGTGTCGGAGGAGCTCGATGAGCTTACCGGTCTGCGCCAGCGCGTCGTCATCGAGGATCGTGAAAAGAAGTTGCACCCGCACATCGAGATCTGGAACGTCAAGGGCGGCAAGGATCAGCGCGTCCGCGACTTCGTGATCCCGGTTGGCGCTCAGTTGATCATCAACGACGGCGACCAGGTTACGCCTGGTACGATCATCGCCAAGATCAGCCGCGAGGCGTACAAGACTCGCGACATCACGGGCGGTCTGCCGCGTGTCGCAGAATTGTTCGAAGCGCGCAAGCCCAAGGACCCTGCCACGATCTCCGAGATCGACGGCGTGGTTCGCTTCGGCGACATCAAGCGCGGCAAGCGCGAGATCTTCGTGCAGCCAATGCGTGTCGAGAACGGCGTTTCGGTCACGGACGACGCTGTCGAGGCGCAGGTGTACGAGGTCGCGGCAGGCAAGCACCTTCGCGTGCACGAGGGAGACCGAGTGCGCGCCGGTGATCGTCTGTCGGAAGGTCCGGTCAATCCGCACGACATTCTGCGGATCAAGGGACCGCGCGCGGTGCAGGAATATCTGCTGAACGAAGTGCAGGAAGTGTATCGCCTGCAGGGTGTGAAGATCAGCGACAAGCACATCGGCGTGATCGTTCGCCAGATGTTGCAGAAGGAGCGTGTGCTCGATTCCGGAGAGACAGAATATCTGGAAGCCGAGCATGTCGACCGGACGATGTTCCGCGAGACGAACGCGCGCGCCGAGAAGAAGGGGAAGAAGCCGGCCACGTCGGAGCCTCTGCTTCTTGGTATCACCAAGGCGTCGCTGACTACGCAGTCGTTCATCTCCGCCGCTTCATTCCAGGAGACGACCCGAGTGCTGACGGATGCAGCTATCCGTGGCGCCAAGGACGACCTCATGGGCCTCAAGGAGAACATCATCATCGGCCACCTGATTCCGGCCGGTACTGGTGTGTATCGCTATCAGGAAGTGGACATCGAAGGCGTGTCGGTGCCAGCACCGATCGTCGAGGAGCC